TAGTTTCAAGCGTAGCGCAAACTGACACAACACATCTTCTGATTGAGAATATGGCGGCCTATCACAAGGGGTTTGCGATCGCGGGGGTTCCTTGCTTCGCAGACACATTTGTGCAAGGTGGAAGTTCAGTTCTCCGAATAGAGTTTAGTGTTAAAACACCCTGCCATCGCAAATCTTCGAAACATTAAATACCATTGTTAAAACAATCATTACATGAGTAAAGGAAAAGTAAGACAAGCAGAATTTACTAGATGGTTTGGACCATTGCTAAATGCACTTAGAGATCTTGGTGGCTCCGGGCGGCCTAAAGAAGTTACTGAAAGAATTGCAAGGAATCTTAATATTCCAGATAAAGTACTTGAAGAGACTTTAAAATCTGGTACTCCGCGATTTGCAAATCAAGTTGCGTGGGCTAGACAATATTTAGTATGGGAAGGGCTTTTGGAAGAAAACACCAGAGGAATCTGGACATTGTCAGATAAGGGGAGAAATACAATACTTTCTGATGAACAAGGAAGACAACTTTTTCTAAAATGGGTTGAAATTCATCAAAAAGCAAGAAAAGATAAAACCATAGTAGATTTAATTATTGAGCCGGACGAAAAAGATCCTGAAAATATTGAACACAGTTATACTCCAAGTCTATTAGAAGTACTTCAAAGTGTTTCACCTAAGGGTTTTGAGGACATTTGTAAACGACTTTTACGGGAGCACGGGTTTGAAAATGTTGAAGTAACAGGAGGTTCGCACGATGGGGGCATAGATGGTTATGGTACTTTAGAATTAAACCCATTTGTAACAATAAAAGTATTATTTCAATGTAAGCGATATAAGGGAACTGTATCACGAGCACAAGTTGGTGATTTTCGAAATGCAATGTTTGGAAGAGCAGAGAAAGGAATCATATTAACTACAGGATCTTTTTCAGAAGATGCCAAAAGAGAAGCATCAAGAGATGGAGCTCCACCAGTTGAGCTTATTGACGGACAAAAACTAGTCGAGCTTTTTGAAGACAAGCAACTGGGTGTTAAGCCTAAAACTATTTATGAAGTTGATTTGAAATTTTTTGAACCTTATATTGAGAGAAAATAATAAGATAACGGCATGTAAAATTGTAAATGCGGCCATGCCAACAGGTGAAATAAGTTTTCACTTTTTGCTTTCAATCAAAAAAACTTTTCTTACTTTTGGCTTGCAGAGAAGCGCGGCACGTAGCAAGCACATTGACGTTGTACAAGATTCCTATCTGTGGGCGACATTTTACACAAAGGAGACCTGACTTAGATATATTCTAAATGATGGAGTCCTTTACCGTGGTCGGTACATGCTCGCTTGCGGGAAAGCGACAATGATACTCCAATACGAAATGTCAAAAGGCGGGATGTGAACAGTCCATATCAAGCCCTATTTGTCTCTCAAAAATTTTTCAGGACATGGTGCAGCGTTTTCACACGCTGTATCGCACTACTACCTTAGCGGTCAATGATGCACGAATTTTCGAAAAATAGCAACGACCTCGACTTGGCCGCCGCCTGTTCACAGGGCGACCGACGGGCGCAGCGTATCTTATTCGAGCGGGTGAAAAACCCCATGTTCGGTATATGTATGCGCTTTGCCGAGAGCCGTGCCGCCGCTGAAGATTTGTTGCAGGTAGGCTTTATCCGCGTTTTCCGCGATATAGCGCGGTATCGCGGCGAAGGAAGTTTGGATGGTTGGGTGCGCCGTGTCTTCGTCCGAACAGCCATCGAGGACTACCACCGGCGGAAAAAACTGCCTCAGATCGTCGAACTGGACCAACTCGAAAACTTCTTTTTCGAGCCAGAATACTTCGACCCTGACGACCCAGATGCAGTCATCGCCCTCCTCCAAAAACTCCCTCCAGGCTTCCGCACTGTGCTGAACCTAGCGGTTTTGGAAGAGAAAAGCCACGAGGAAATCGCACACGAACTCGGCATCACGGCCTCGACCTCTCGCTCTCAACTGGCAAGGGCAAAGGCCTTTTTGAAAAAAATAGTTCAAAAAAAACTCGTTTTGATATGAAAAGCGACCAACAAAAACCAGCTACTGACTCAACCGAAAAATGGCTTGACCAGATTATCGGCGACTATTGTCCAGAAGCACCTGCAAATGCCTGGCAACGCCTCGAGCAGCACTTGCCGCAGCGCAAACGCCGCCGCCCATTGGCATTTTGGCTGTCCACTGGGGTTGTTGTCGTGGCTGCCGCTATTTCGATTGGTTGGTTTCTGAAGAATTCTGAAGCACTTGCCACACCGACCGGTTCGGTTGAAAAAGGACAGCTTATCGTGCAGGCTTCAGCCGGCGAATTATCTGAAAATTTAAAGAAAAAAAAGGCTGCGATTTTGATAGAAAAGCCGGAGGTGGCAACTAGTGCCCAGTTTTCAAAGAATCATTTTTCGAGCAAATACAGCCTTGAAGGAGGGCCCGTCTTAGCAAAATATTGGACGCACGAAACTCCTGTCAAGTCCACTTTTTTGAAAAACGAAGAGCACGAAGCAAGGGGTTTTTTAGAAAAGACAATTGCTGCTACGCATTCGTTCTTAGAAAAAACTGCGCCTACGAAAGACTTATACCTGCTCGAAAAATTGAGCGATAATACATTTCCGACTGTTCTTTTATCTGAAAACCCACGAAGCGAATTACAATTTCCAACTCCGCTCATCAAACCAATAAAGTACAAAGTCCCGCGTTACCGATTCGGATTCGAGGCAGCCCCTGTCTTTATCGCTCAAAAAAACAAGGGCAAGAGGTCCGGTAATCTCATCTTCCCGGAGGCGCACCCGCGTCCTGGTCACGGCTTTCAAGCGGGCGTTTCACTTTTCGTCGAGCCACTGAAAAAGTGGCGCGTCGGCATTATTATCCAACACTTGAGGCAGACCCACGAGGCGGCGCACTCAGCTACCCTAAGGCTCATGGACGGAGTTTGCCTCAACCCACATGACCCAGGCTTGAAAGAATATCAGTTTCATTATACCGTCGTCTCCGGCGACAAGCAAAGCGACCTCACCCTGCGGTTGCAACAAGAAGAAATCGGCTCGACAATGCCTGTCGATGAGCCGTTCACACTCGATATGAAGACTGCTTACCACTCAGCCTCTTGGCGCGTTCCATTCACCGTTGAGCGGAAATTCGGGGCGGGCAAATGGCACGGATTCGTGCGCGGTGGGGCTGTCGTGGATTTTTCAGAAAAAACCAAAATCAAGGTCACGCATTTCACAGAGGCCTGCCAAGATTTGTGTTTTCATAGCGGTCATTTGCCTACAATTAGTTCTTCTTCACCAAGTAAAACCGAATTGGGTTGGCTGGCGGGTGTTGGTTTCGAGCGGGAGGTTTCGCGCGGAACGGCGCTGCGCGTCGAGCCGTTCGTGGTCGGTCGAAAAGGCTTGATGCAGTGCGGTTTAAGTGTCGGTTTGTTGTTTTTAAATTAAAAAATTCATACATATTTAAAATTTGTTTTTTTATGAAAAAAGGACTTTTACTTCTCATTCTGGCAACCATGATTTCGATAGGAAATGCCCAAAATGAAATCATGCTACATCTTGCACCGCGCCTCGGCAATGCGGTTTTTTCGCTCAACCAAGCGGTTGATCACCCCGGCGGTAAGTACCAAATGAAGTACACCCGTTTCGAATATTACATATCGGAAATCAAAATCACCCACGACGGCGGGCAAATTGAACCTTGCACTGGGTTGACCCTACTCGTGCGCCCCGCCCAAGATTCGATGTACAGCCTCGGCCAAATGCCAGGCATTACCAACATCGAGGCCATCACCTTTTCGGTGGGCGTGCCGCAGTCTGTGAACCACCTCGATCCGGCGTCTTATCCGCCTGGTGATCCACTCGCTCCGCAAATCCCGGATATGCACTGGGGTTGGGTGGCGGGCTACCGTTTCGCAGCAGTCGAGGGCTTAGCCGGTGCAAACTTTTCGCAAAATTTTCAACTCCACGCACTCGGAGATGCGAACTACAAAACGCAGACCATCCTGACCAAAGCCGAACAGGTAAGTCCGGACATAAAAATGATCCATCTCATCGCAGACTACCAACAGGCAATGAAAAGCCTCAATATCAGCGGAGGCCTTGTGGTACATGGCACAACGGGAGCGGCGGTGACCCTGCTGAACAACTTTCAAAGCGCAGTTTTCAAAGCGGAGAGCAGTACCGCGGTTATAGACCAGGCTTTCGCAGGTGAGTTTGAGGTTTCTCCGAACCCGGTGCGCGATGCTGCTCCGCAGGTCAATTATTCGCTTCCGGCAGGAGAGGGTTATGCACTAACCGTAACTGACTTGACGGGCAAAATTTTGGCTCGCAAAGCACTGTCGGCAGGTGAAAACCAGTCGTTGTTACTGGAAAAAATGCCGACGACAGGACTTTTCTTCGTCCAACTCTGGCAGCGCGGCAGTCTTGTGGCGGTTGAAAAATTGGTCGTTTTGAATTGATTCTTGAATGGATAAAAGCGTTTTCATCGGTTTCGTTCTGTTGTTCTTTTTGGCTTGCCAGAAAGAACAACAGCCACCTGGGCTCACCGAACCAGAACCGCTTTTGGCTCTGCCTCCAGGCTTCCCGACCCCAAATTTCCCGGCGGACAATGAACTGACAGCAGCGCGTTTTGCACTTGGCAAGAGGCTTTTTTACGATGTGGCCATGTCGCGAGATAGCACGGTTTCCTGTGCCTCGTGCCATGCACCTGGACGTGCGTTTTCGGATTCGGTGGCCTTTTCGTCAGGGGTTGGAGGACTGCCGGGCAAGCGCAATGCGCCGACACTTGCAAATGTGGCTTACCAACCGTATTTCACCCGAGAGGGGGGAGTGCCAACGCTGGAAATGCAAATCCTCGTACCAATTCAGGAACATAACGAGTTTGATTTAAACATTTTTCTCATCGCCGAGCGGTTGAAAACCGACTCGATGTACGTCCGAATGAGTCAGGAAGCCTATGACCGCGATCCGGATTTTTACATCATCACTCGGGGTATCGCTTGTTTCGAGCGGACGCTGGTTTCAGGACAGAGCCGCTTCGACGCATTCTTTTATCAGGGAAAAAACGATGCACTGACGGCTGCTGAACGTCGCGGCAAGGACTTGTTTTTCTCCGAAAAAACGAACTGTTCGAGCTGCCATGAAGGGTTTAATTTTACAAACTACGCCTTTGAAAACAACGGCCTTTACGAAAACTACCCCGACCCCGGACGTTTCCGCCTGACTGAAGACACGGCAGACATCGCCCGTTTCAAAGTGCCTACGCTTCGTAATGTCGGCGTAACGGAGCCTTTCATGCATGACGGCTCGCTACCGACCCTGGCGGCAGTAGTCGACCATTACAATTCGGGCGGTAAAAGCCATTCCCACAAAAGCGCTTTGGTGAAACCGTTGGGACTGACAGCGCAAGAAAAAGCAGATCTAGTAGCGTTTTTAGAAAGTCTGACGGATGAAAAATTCATTTCGAATCCGAAATTCAAATAAATATAAATACACGGTCTATGAAAAAATTAATACTCGTGGTTTCCTTTTTGACAGCCCTCTTTATTGCCTGTCTCCCCGAACCGGCAGATGACCCTGTCGTGTTTGACCCGACCCCTGTGACGGTCAATCTGCGCGATTTCCCCGACCCTGAATTCCCGGAGGACAATAAACCGACTGTGCAGGGTGTAATGCTCGGTAGAATGCTATTTTACGAAAAACTCCTCTCGAAAGACGGCTCGCAGGCTTGCGCCGACTGCCACCGCCAGCCCGACGGTTTTTCAGACAGTCTCCAATTTTCGGTAGGCGTTGAAAAAATGAACGGCACACGACAAGCAATGCCCGTGATGAACCTTGCGTGGCACAAGAACGGCTTGTTTTGGGACGGACGCTCTGCGCACTTGCGCGATCAAGCCCTGCGACCCATCCAAGATCCGCTCGAAATGAACGAGACGCTGGCGAAC
This window of the Saprospiraceae bacterium genome carries:
- a CDS encoding c-type cytochrome, whose protein sequence is MDKSVFIGFVLLFFLACQKEQQPPGLTEPEPLLALPPGFPTPNFPADNELTAARFALGKRLFYDVAMSRDSTVSCASCHAPGRAFSDSVAFSSGVGGLPGKRNAPTLANVAYQPYFTREGGVPTLEMQILVPIQEHNEFDLNIFLIAERLKTDSMYVRMSQEAYDRDPDFYIITRGIACFERTLVSGQSRFDAFFYQGKNDALTAAERRGKDLFFSEKTNCSSCHEGFNFTNYAFENNGLYENYPDPGRFRLTEDTADIARFKVPTLRNVGVTEPFMHDGSLPTLAAVVDHYNSGGKSHSHKSALVKPLGLTAQEKADLVAFLESLTDEKFISNPKFK
- a CDS encoding sigma-70 family RNA polymerase sigma factor, whose protein sequence is MMHEFSKNSNDLDLAAACSQGDRRAQRILFERVKNPMFGICMRFAESRAAAEDLLQVGFIRVFRDIARYRGEGSLDGWVRRVFVRTAIEDYHRRKKLPQIVELDQLENFFFEPEYFDPDDPDAVIALLQKLPPGFRTVLNLAVLEEKSHEEIAHELGITASTSRSQLARAKAFLKKIVQKKLVLI
- a CDS encoding restriction endonuclease, with the protein product MSKGKVRQAEFTRWFGPLLNALRDLGGSGRPKEVTERIARNLNIPDKVLEETLKSGTPRFANQVAWARQYLVWEGLLEENTRGIWTLSDKGRNTILSDEQGRQLFLKWVEIHQKARKDKTIVDLIIEPDEKDPENIEHSYTPSLLEVLQSVSPKGFEDICKRLLREHGFENVEVTGGSHDGGIDGYGTLELNPFVTIKVLFQCKRYKGTVSRAQVGDFRNAMFGRAEKGIILTTGSFSEDAKREASRDGAPPVELIDGQKLVELFEDKQLGVKPKTIYEVDLKFFEPYIERK